One window of Methanobacterium alcaliphilum genomic DNA carries:
- a CDS encoding ParA family protein, which translates to MGEVISIINQKGGCGKTTTAVNLSTALALLDKKVLIIDLDPQGNATTGFGVQKSDLDFTIYSVLSGQNDMQEVIIPTMVEGLFLVPCNISLSGAEVELSREIGYHSILEEAVNEVKEFYDYIIIDVPPSLGILTLNALVASDSVIIPIQAEYYALEGMADLLKTMNLVDERLQSPSPIKGILMTLYDSRTRLGRDVHTEVKKFFGDKEHIFKTTIPRNVRLAEAPSYGKPCILYDQESTGTIAYIKLAQELVKMEEE; encoded by the coding sequence ATGGGTGAAGTTATTTCAATAATTAATCAGAAGGGAGGCTGCGGTAAAACCACTACTGCTGTAAATTTATCTACTGCTCTAGCATTATTGGACAAAAAAGTCCTTATAATTGATTTAGATCCTCAGGGGAATGCCACCACTGGTTTTGGAGTTCAAAAATCTGATTTGGATTTTACCATTTATTCAGTCTTAAGTGGACAAAATGACATGCAGGAAGTGATTATTCCTACCATGGTGGAAGGTCTATTCCTGGTTCCATGCAATATTTCATTAAGTGGAGCAGAAGTGGAACTAAGTAGGGAAATAGGATACCACTCTATTCTGGAAGAAGCAGTCAATGAGGTTAAAGAATTTTATGATTATATAATTATTGACGTGCCTCCTTCTTTAGGTATTCTTACATTAAATGCCCTGGTAGCATCAGATAGTGTTATAATACCAATACAGGCAGAATATTATGCTTTAGAGGGCATGGCGGACTTATTAAAAACTATGAATTTGGTTGATGAAAGACTTCAGAGTCCTTCTCCTATTAAAGGTATTTTAATGACTCTGTATGATTCCCGCACCCGTTTGGGCAGGGACGTCCACACCGAAGTTAAAAAATTCTTTGGTGATAAAGAACATATCTTCAAAACAACCATTCCCCGTAATGTGCGTTTGGCAGAGGCACCCAGCTATGGTAAACCATGTATACTATATGATCAAGAGAGCACTGGTACCATTGCTTATATTAAATTGGCACAGGAGCTGGTAAAAATGGAGGAGGAATAA
- a CDS encoding AAA family ATPase, which translates to MTKKKSSQSKSLGLGMGLDALIKSKTKPASKTPKTVEEKPEKKPAPKKSKPKTKNKAAKKEKARPNKPSKTQVSADDEMLGAVSKTVKNNPRITLWSAQSAAVLRYLKKTQPEFSISNEASKLIDEAVKEKYPEIWDLFNDL; encoded by the coding sequence ATGACTAAAAAGAAATCCTCCCAATCAAAAAGCTTGGGCTTGGGCATGGGACTGGATGCTCTTATAAAATCCAAGACCAAACCTGCTTCAAAAACTCCAAAAACTGTTGAAGAAAAACCAGAAAAAAAGCCGGCTCCCAAAAAATCGAAACCAAAAACTAAGAATAAAGCCGCGAAAAAAGAGAAAGCTCGCCCTAATAAACCTTCTAAAACTCAAGTTTCTGCAGATGATGAGATGTTAGGTGCTGTTTCAAAAACTGTAAAAAATAACCCAAGGATTACTTTATGGTCCGCCCAATCTGCTGCGGTCTTAAGATATCTCAAAAAAACACAACCCGAGTTTAGTATAAGTAACGAAGCATCAAAACTCATTGATGAGGCTGTAAAAGAGAAATATCCGGAGATATGGGATCTTTTCAACGACCTCTAA
- a CDS encoding putative DNA modification/repair radical SAM protein: MNTMRKMQILSDTAQYDLCDYVNHQKQSRPNLPGIYYSTGSNGCQIPLFKVLMSNKCCNDCKYCVNHKDRNFTRMELTPEELSRFFLNYYQNNYVNGLFLSSGISGDIDSTMEKVVEVARLLRLDYGYNDYIHLKIIPGASKDIIKRAMGLANRVSVNIETATPEGLSELTTTKDYQKDILRRLKWINRIHSKNPKYAPSGQTTQMIIGATDETDEDILNRVKWLYKNLNVKRTYFSSFQPLQETPLENLDEPHPQRSGRLYQADALINSYNFKIDELVFDDSGLLNMDQDPKYTAALNMDIFPLEINQASYKDLLRVPGIGAVSAKRIIAIRKKRPFQKLADLKKVGVVVSRAEPFIKLKGTYQMALDNY, translated from the coding sequence ATGAACACCATGCGTAAAATGCAGATTCTGAGTGACACTGCACAATATGACTTATGTGATTATGTTAATCATCAGAAACAATCTCGCCCTAATCTCCCGGGTATTTATTATAGTACTGGGAGTAATGGTTGTCAAATACCCTTATTCAAAGTTTTAATGAGTAATAAGTGCTGCAACGATTGTAAATATTGTGTTAATCACAAAGATAGAAACTTTACCCGCATGGAACTAACTCCTGAAGAATTAAGCCGTTTTTTTTTAAATTATTATCAAAATAATTATGTTAATGGATTATTTTTAAGTTCAGGAATCTCTGGAGATATTGATTCTACTATGGAAAAAGTAGTGGAAGTAGCCAGGCTTTTACGTTTAGATTATGGTTACAATGATTATATTCATCTTAAAATCATACCTGGTGCTTCTAAAGATATAATTAAAAGAGCTATGGGTCTAGCAAATAGAGTTAGTGTGAATATTGAAACTGCTACTCCTGAGGGGTTAAGTGAACTTACTACCACCAAGGACTATCAAAAAGATATTTTAAGAAGACTAAAGTGGATCAACCGCATACACTCTAAAAATCCTAAATATGCTCCCTCCGGACAAACAACACAAATGATTATTGGGGCTACTGATGAAACTGATGAAGATATTCTAAATAGAGTTAAGTGGTTATATAAAAATCTCAATGTTAAGAGAACATATTTCAGTTCATTCCAACCGCTGCAAGAGACCCCCCTTGAAAATCTAGATGAACCCCATCCTCAAAGATCAGGAAGGTTGTACCAGGCCGATGCGCTTATTAATTCATATAATTTTAAAATAGATGAACTTGTTTTTGACGACAGCGGACTTTTAAATATGGATCAGGACCCTAAATACACTGCTGCTTTAAATATGGATATTTTCCCTCTGGAAATTAATCAAGCATCCTACAAAGATCTTCTCAGGGTGCCGGGAATTGGGGCTGTTTCGGCAAAAAGAATTATTGCTATAAGGAAAAAACGTCCATTTCAAAAATTAGCGGATTTAAAAAAAGTGGGAGTAGTTGTAAGTAGAGCTGAACCTTTCATTAAACTGAAAGGTACTTACCAAATGGCACTGGATAATTACTAA
- the cfbB gene encoding Ni-sirohydrochlorin a,c-diamide synthase encodes MRIVLAGTGSAVGKTTISTGIMSALSSKNKIQPFKVGPDYIDPTYHTLATGKPSRNLDSFFMSEAQIREAFFRAMKISNSKIGIIEGVRGLYEGISPTGDVGNTASIAKALNAPVILIMNARSLVKSAAAVVLGFKMLDPEIKIEGVILNQVKGQRHYLKAKEAIETLTNTPVIGGIPRSDSLTVEQRHLGLVPAVERENLLGFIEKWSRVVEENIDLELLEDIMGNAGKISSEREDLWQITNRKKVKVGVALDEIFTFYYKENLEALEDNSAKVIPFSPYHDEEVPDVDALYIGGGYPEIFAGELEKNQKMLQSVKKFHLDGRPLYAECGGLMYLMQSINQHKMSGVFPYPATMTKKVQGLSYVIAKAQENNIISKKGDIFRGHEFHYSKIKTDNHAKFAFEIIRGKGIINSQDGIMEKNTVASYVHTHAAACPGFAANLTKNAAEF; translated from the coding sequence ATGAGAATTGTATTGGCCGGCACCGGGAGTGCTGTGGGAAAAACCACAATTTCCACTGGCATAATGAGTGCTCTTTCTTCAAAAAATAAAATTCAACCTTTTAAAGTAGGACCAGATTACATTGACCCTACTTATCATACTCTAGCCACGGGAAAACCTTCACGTAATTTAGATTCTTTTTTCATGTCTGAAGCCCAGATAAGGGAAGCGTTTTTCAGAGCAATGAAAATATCTAATTCTAAAATCGGCATAATTGAAGGTGTCAGGGGACTTTATGAGGGTATAAGTCCCACAGGAGATGTGGGTAACACTGCGTCAATAGCTAAAGCATTGAATGCTCCTGTTATTCTTATTATGAATGCACGAAGTTTAGTTAAAAGTGCAGCTGCAGTTGTGCTGGGCTTTAAAATGCTGGACCCTGAAATTAAAATTGAAGGTGTTATTTTAAACCAAGTTAAAGGTCAGAGACATTACCTTAAAGCAAAAGAAGCAATAGAAACTCTAACTAATACTCCTGTTATTGGAGGTATTCCCCGGAGTGATTCACTAACAGTTGAACAAAGACACCTGGGTCTGGTTCCAGCAGTTGAAAGAGAGAATTTATTAGGGTTTATTGAAAAATGGAGTCGGGTAGTTGAAGAAAATATTGACCTGGAATTATTAGAAGATATAATGGGCAATGCAGGTAAAATATCATCTGAAAGAGAAGACCTATGGCAGATAACTAATCGAAAAAAAGTAAAGGTAGGGGTGGCCCTGGATGAGATTTTTACATTTTATTATAAAGAAAACTTAGAGGCATTGGAAGATAATTCTGCTAAGGTGATTCCTTTCAGTCCTTATCACGATGAAGAAGTGCCTGATGTAGATGCACTTTATATCGGTGGGGGATATCCTGAAATCTTCGCAGGCGAACTTGAAAAAAATCAGAAAATGCTGCAGTCAGTAAAAAAATTCCATCTTGATGGCAGACCTCTTTATGCGGAGTGTGGAGGATTAATGTATCTCATGCAGTCTATAAACCAGCATAAAATGTCAGGGGTCTTTCCTTATCCTGCGACTATGACTAAAAAGGTGCAGGGGCTGAGTTATGTAATTGCTAAAGCACAAGAGAATAATATTATTTCTAAAAAAGGAGACATTTTCCGGGGGCATGAGTTCCATTACTCTAAAATAAAAACCGATAACCATGCCAAATTTGCATTTGAGATTATCCGTGGAAAAGGAATAATAAATTCTCAAGACGGTATAATGGAAAAAAATACCGTGGCTAGCTATGTTCACACACATGCCGCAGCATGTCCGGGATTTGCAGCTAATTTAACTAAAAATGCCGCAGAATTTTAG
- a CDS encoding oligosaccharide repeat unit polymerase family protein — protein sequence MKFINSIKIDVFSPYIIIFALFLYIVLAIPAFYYNIRGLKQPSIWVFIYIILGSIFFTLGIQTPNLLIKTRLNSFNFLDRVYVDYKNLKDKFGNISISPKYFTRLELIILIIVLMGLLLQSINILNSGGIPLFSGYLKAKAVTKIWVISYLLFLPGINVLLAKFNRKWYYILFVVGMGIFALTGYRTTTIVILLSGFITLYYTRNFKWSYYLAFITGLLILGLLVGYVAVKSIEWQQWSLNPFELIFYRAGYTLTVFDKLLELPGATQGKLFYYSMTGFFQSADPRAIVGEVVLGYKHSTTSTIFGPSILDFGAWAMFIQMFLLGLILQLCYVLQKLKKGIYTAFYAVILAQTLVWIETGPTDLVVWLFYVMALVVMSYGLIKYANDSEGASNS from the coding sequence ATGAAATTTATTAATTCTATAAAAATAGATGTCTTTTCGCCTTACATCATCATATTTGCCCTATTTTTATATATTGTTCTGGCTATTCCTGCGTTTTATTATAATATCCGGGGCTTGAAACAACCATCTATTTGGGTTTTTATTTATATTATATTAGGGAGCATATTTTTTACTTTAGGAATTCAAACTCCCAATTTGCTTATAAAAACTAGATTAAATTCATTTAATTTTTTAGATAGGGTATATGTGGATTATAAAAACTTAAAAGATAAATTTGGAAATATTAGCATAAGTCCTAAATATTTCACTCGCCTGGAACTTATAATTCTGATAATTGTATTGATGGGACTGTTGCTACAAAGTATTAACATTCTAAATTCTGGAGGAATACCTCTTTTCAGTGGCTACTTAAAAGCAAAAGCAGTTACTAAAATCTGGGTTATTTCTTATCTCTTATTTTTGCCTGGAATCAATGTCTTGCTGGCTAAGTTCAATAGAAAGTGGTATTATATATTATTCGTAGTGGGGATGGGGATATTCGCCTTAACGGGGTACAGGACCACTACCATAGTTATCTTACTAAGTGGATTCATTACTCTTTATTATACTCGAAATTTTAAGTGGAGCTATTATTTGGCATTTATTACCGGGCTTTTAATTTTAGGATTATTGGTGGGATACGTCGCTGTTAAATCAATTGAATGGCAGCAGTGGTCTTTAAATCCGTTTGAACTAATATTTTACCGGGCAGGTTATACTTTAACTGTTTTTGATAAATTGTTGGAGTTACCTGGCGCTACTCAGGGTAAATTATTTTATTATTCTATGACTGGATTTTTCCAGTCTGCTGATCCTAGGGCAATTGTAGGGGAAGTAGTTTTGGGATACAAACATTCCACTACATCCACCATATTTGGCCCAAGTATTCTGGATTTTGGAGCATGGGCTATGTTTATCCAGATGTTTTTATTAGGATTAATCCTTCAGTTATGCTATGTTCTACAAAAACTTAAAAAAGGAATTTACACGGCTTTTTATGCAGTTATTCTGGCTCAAACATTAGTTTGGATTGAAACCGGCCCTACTGATTTAGTTGTATGGCTTTTTTACGTAATGGCCTTGGTTGTGATGAGTTATGGATTAATCAAATATGCAAATGATTCAGAGGGGGCAAGCAATTCATGA
- a CDS encoding cysteine peptidase family C39 domain-containing protein, with protein sequence MENILENESCEEKIAVQSTPYNCGPAALVIVLRGMGINCSEQEIANIAGTDETGTSMYGLMCAARSKGIDAVGMRVDIELLKRMDIVFLNFGGKFHYSVIDRVEDKAVFLADPALGRVELTKEYFKKLYTGNALVIKKTGIRIKNHEKN encoded by the coding sequence ATGGAAAACATTTTAGAAAATGAATCTTGTGAAGAAAAAATCGCTGTACAGAGTACTCCATATAACTGTGGTCCTGCTGCCTTGGTCATAGTGCTTAGAGGAATGGGCATTAATTGTAGTGAACAGGAAATTGCGAATATTGCAGGCACTGATGAGACAGGTACCAGTATGTATGGTTTAATGTGCGCTGCTAGATCTAAGGGAATTGATGCTGTGGGAATGAGAGTTGATATTGAACTTTTGAAGAGAATGGATATTGTTTTCTTAAATTTCGGCGGAAAATTCCACTACAGTGTGATTGACAGAGTAGAAGATAAAGCAGTATTCTTAGCAGACCCTGCTTTGGGAAGAGTTGAATTAACTAAAGAATATTTTAAAAAACTTTACACAGGCAATGCTCTGGTAATTAAAAAAACAGGAATTCGCATAAAAAATCATGAGAAAAATTGA
- a CDS encoding F420-dependent methylenetetrahydromethanopterin dehydrogenase has protein sequence MVVKIGIIKCGNIGTSPVLDLLLDERADRPNIDVCVVGSGAKMNPEEIEKAVPLMLEMERDFVIFISPNPGAPGPAKARELLSAADVPAIIIGDAPGLRSKDEMDEQGLGYIIVKADPMIGARREFLDPTEMASFNADVIKVLALTGAYRVVQNTIDAAVSAVEVGSAIELPKVVISRDVAVAAAEFSSPYAKAKAMAAYDIATKVADIDVEGCFMVRDAEKYIPIVASAHEMITTAAKLAAEAREIEKANDTVVRTPHGGKGQTMAKSALMDKPE, from the coding sequence ATGGTTGTAAAAATCGGTATAATTAAATGTGGTAACATAGGTACATCTCCAGTCTTGGACTTATTACTTGATGAGAGAGCTGACCGGCCAAACATAGATGTTTGTGTAGTAGGTTCTGGGGCTAAGATGAACCCAGAAGAAATTGAAAAAGCCGTACCATTAATGCTTGAAATGGAAAGGGACTTTGTAATATTCATAAGCCCTAACCCAGGTGCTCCAGGTCCTGCTAAAGCAAGAGAATTATTATCTGCTGCAGACGTACCTGCCATCATAATTGGTGACGCTCCAGGGCTACGATCCAAAGACGAAATGGACGAACAAGGTTTAGGTTACATCATCGTTAAAGCCGACCCAATGATCGGTGCACGAAGAGAATTCCTGGACCCAACTGAAATGGCGTCATTCAACGCTGATGTAATTAAAGTATTAGCTTTAACTGGTGCTTACAGAGTTGTACAAAACACAATCGACGCTGCTGTATCTGCTGTTGAAGTAGGAAGCGCAATCGAATTACCTAAAGTGGTAATTTCTAGAGATGTAGCTGTTGCAGCTGCTGAATTCTCCAGCCCATACGCTAAAGCTAAAGCTATGGCTGCTTACGATATCGCTACCAAAGTAGCTGATATTGATGTAGAAGGTTGTTTCATGGTTAGAGATGCAGAAAAATACATACCAATCGTTGCATCTGCTCACGAAATGATTACAACTGCAGCAAAACTCGCAGCTGAAGCTCGAGAAATCGAAAAAGCTAACGATACTGTTGTCCGAACCCCACACGGCGGTAAAGGACAAACCATGGCTAAGTCTGCTTTAATGGACAAACCGGAATAA
- a CDS encoding HD domain-containing protein, with amino-acid sequence MIENLIERFFKAATMERWNDHIRPVELTELDKQAHKMIIAYVLAKIEEDSRGKGSINWINLIEGFLFDFLYRLVLTDLKPSVFHRMMDDKREELNKHVLNELKVDLEGLNDTQFENKFKTYLSSRETTLERKILRAAHYLATDWEFKIIYNTAPFIYGIEKTKENIENQIEDHYDLIGVQKIMLEKKSFGFIDLCGQLRFQKRWAHSPRIPETSVLGHMLIVAATSYLFTMEIGIIPCEKRIYNNFFAGLFHDLPEVLTKDIISPVKQSVEGLDDIIKEYEDYQMKRELLPLLPKTWHEEMQYFTGNEFKNKIKEKEEIIFVSFKELNRTYNKNEFLPLDGEILKACDRLAAFAETKISFRHGITSKDMEEAQKSMMDEWKSKKVSGIDFGQIFRNLEKLIDR; translated from the coding sequence ATGATAGAAAACCTTATAGAACGTTTTTTCAAAGCAGCCACTATGGAACGATGGAATGATCATATTCGTCCAGTAGAACTTACTGAATTGGATAAACAAGCACATAAAATGATCATAGCTTATGTTTTGGCTAAAATCGAGGAAGATAGTAGGGGCAAAGGATCTATCAATTGGATAAACCTCATTGAAGGATTTTTATTTGATTTTCTCTATCGTTTAGTTTTAACCGATCTCAAACCATCAGTATTCCACCGTATGATGGATGATAAGAGGGAAGAACTTAATAAGCACGTTTTAAATGAATTAAAAGTTGATTTAGAAGGTTTAAACGACACTCAATTTGAAAATAAATTTAAAACGTATTTATCTAGTAGAGAAACTACTTTAGAACGAAAAATCTTGAGGGCGGCCCATTATCTGGCCACCGACTGGGAATTTAAAATTATTTACAACACGGCTCCTTTTATTTATGGTATAGAAAAAACCAAGGAAAATATTGAAAACCAGATCGAGGATCACTACGACTTAATTGGTGTTCAAAAAATAATGTTAGAAAAGAAATCTTTTGGTTTCATAGATCTCTGTGGACAATTAAGGTTTCAAAAAAGATGGGCTCATTCTCCGAGAATTCCTGAAACATCGGTTTTAGGGCATATGTTGATTGTAGCAGCTACTTCTTATTTGTTCACTATGGAAATTGGAATAATTCCGTGTGAAAAGCGAATCTACAACAACTTCTTTGCGGGGCTGTTCCATGACTTACCTGAAGTATTGACTAAAGATATCATCTCCCCAGTTAAACAATCGGTTGAAGGTTTAGACGACATTATAAAGGAATATGAGGATTATCAGATGAAACGAGAGTTACTTCCTCTTCTTCCAAAGACATGGCACGAAGAAATGCAGTATTTCACGGGAAATGAATTTAAAAACAAAATCAAAGAGAAGGAGGAAATTATTTTTGTTTCATTTAAAGAACTGAATAGAACATACAATAAGAATGAGTTTTTGCCATTAGATGGAGAAATTCTTAAGGCGTGTGATCGTTTAGCTGCTTTCGCTGAGACCAAGATATCATTTCGTCATGGGATAACGTCCAAAGACATGGAAGAAGCTCAAAAAAGCATGATGGATGAGTGGAAATCTAAAAAAGTATCTGGCATTGATTTTGGACAAATTTTCCGAAATTTAGAGAAATTAATTGATAGGTAA